Proteins found in one Methanospirillum hungatei JF-1 genomic segment:
- a CDS encoding RAMP superfamily CRISPR-associated protein, whose translation MKGTITSVSPLHFGNGRARGTFSQTLSYVPGRTIRGMIGWYLYQNYRDLFDACGLAEDHEPEKMHLFFRNGYPLSDKKRSVYAPLKSRWCKKCGSLIENDENECTQMVDGRLCLQEGKKHTGLVGIKSFSERKLVQPDPVPKRLETKCPITRDGHTSMGSGWQLSPYHVEGIEPGVPFGFVMLAEDTVADDVVHILNDASYACGLGGFRSRGYGLVDISVDSQVSDDEHIASRSSEFSKGDEYLLILNAPCILRSGANSTIGLDRSFFEAINKRLESRGYKGDIAPGSDPSPYITRSVVRGWSLKNGNMVDEIVPATGPGSCIMVTGSPSSLAALEVFGIGDMQSSGYGEMFVSGVI comes from the coding sequence ATGAAGGGAACGATAACATCAGTCTCACCACTCCATTTTGGAAATGGTCGGGCAAGAGGGACCTTTTCTCAGACGCTTTCATATGTTCCGGGGCGGACCATCCGGGGTATGATCGGCTGGTACCTGTATCAGAATTACCGGGATCTATTTGATGCATGTGGTCTGGCAGAGGATCATGAACCTGAAAAGATGCACCTCTTTTTCAGGAATGGATATCCTCTTTCAGATAAAAAACGCTCTGTTTATGCCCCTCTTAAGAGTCGTTGGTGCAAAAAATGTGGCAGTCTTATCGAGAATGATGAGAATGAATGCACTCAAATGGTAGATGGAAGACTGTGTCTGCAGGAAGGGAAGAAACATACCGGTCTCGTTGGGATTAAATCTTTTTCCGAGAGAAAACTGGTACAGCCTGATCCAGTTCCGAAAAGACTGGAGACAAAGTGTCCGATTACCAGGGATGGTCATACAAGTATGGGAAGTGGCTGGCAACTTTCACCGTACCATGTGGAAGGAATCGAACCGGGGGTTCCTTTTGGGTTTGTGATGCTTGCAGAGGATACAGTTGCTGATGATGTGGTTCATATTTTGAATGATGCTTCGTATGCCTGTGGGCTTGGAGGTTTTCGATCACGGGGGTATGGGCTGGTTGATATTTCCGTGGATTCGCAGGTTTCAGATGATGAGCATATTGCATCCCGGTCGTCAGAGTTTTCAAAAGGGGATGAATATCTTCTCATTCTGAATGCTCCCTGTATCCTGCGATCAGGGGCCAACTCGACGATTGGGCTTGACAGGTCGTTTTTCGAAGCGATTAATAAACGATTGGAATCAAGAGGTTATAAAGGAGATATCGCTCCAGGTTCTGATCCCAGTCCGTATATTACCCGGTCGGTTGTCAGGGGCTGGTCGCTGAAGAATGGAAATATGGTGGATGAGATTGTTCCTGCTACCGGTCCGGGGAGTTGCATCATGGTCACGGGTTCTCCGTCGTCTCTTGCGGCTTTGGAGGTGTTTGGAATCGGTGATATGCAAAGTTCAGGGTATGGTGAGATGTTTGTCTCAGGGGTGATCTGA
- a CDS encoding RAMP superfamily CRISPR-associated protein: MMEIWTIDLCFISPFHTTGNNMGSFIQIARNQDRKGNSIPYIPATHLKGVMRCEAERIMKGSAGISCFITGNPYSTDHEIMVCDEVKAGGYGCPVCSLFGVPNIDGGGGFREGKLRFLDFYPSKGKEEVNILRRSHVMINREFQVKEEHALYSEEAIPSGTIFTGDIIIRTGLTDEEKRVFLASLHTMACYGLGKNRSRGFGALKIGEIKKSDGTVISEV; encoded by the coding sequence ATGATGGAAATATGGACGATTGATCTCTGTTTTATCTCTCCATTTCATACAACCGGGAATAATATGGGTTCTTTTATTCAGATTGCCCGAAATCAGGACCGTAAAGGGAACAGCATTCCCTATATTCCTGCAACCCACCTGAAAGGGGTGATGCGATGTGAAGCAGAACGGATTATGAAGGGTTCTGCAGGGATATCGTGTTTTATTACCGGCAATCCTTATTCTACTGATCATGAAATTATGGTATGTGATGAGGTGAAGGCAGGAGGATATGGATGTCCTGTCTGCTCACTCTTTGGTGTTCCCAATATCGACGGCGGAGGCGGTTTTCGTGAAGGAAAGTTACGTTTTTTGGATTTTTATCCGTCCAAAGGGAAAGAGGAAGTGAATATTCTCAGAAGGAGTCATGTGATGATCAACCGTGAATTCCAGGTTAAAGAGGAACATGCTCTCTATTCTGAAGAGGCCATTCCTTCAGGTACGATTTTTACGGGAGATATTATTATAAGGACAGGTCTGACTGATGAAGAAAAACGGGTTTTCCTGGCTAGTCTGCATACTATGGCCTGTTATGGGCTTGGGAAGAACCGATCACGGGGGTTTGGCGCTCTGAAAATTGGTGAAATTAAAAAGTCTGATGGGACTGTAATTTCGGAGGTGTAA
- a CDS encoding Cas10/Cmr2 second palm domain-containing protein: MSEKIGVIDWFTKVRSDVTYGHESDGKTGLLINEIALSFGSKSLYDAANRISKVLEQNDFLQSVCSDTRLPVCSLYHHLRNTAAIAVCLLVDKILDDEQFIQGSLSEYGLTSDQIGQYRKEDLVGLVRIGSLLHDLGKVRSFSSERKYVRFYEHVSLTEEIVREILSKVDPSFVSRFGLDAVLPLLARRHHAKETTTRLEKLIHAGDVISSSADRQYEVTGEVKDGNLVLYSKDPVFPHKINCNDGDYACSITPHTILLGYKQDRTVPVRPKNENEKYRILFRDSVVQGGPGEFLGEWSFPGGRIGYLSLDIMQIQDFIMEADKLPMLRGGSEIVSNVLQDIRKFIADDLGDEAVLFSDGGNLLAFCPSNAAWLNKIKEKAEEKVTFASDGVLRAAVTTGTIPLKNLAGSFYDFLKDVVNELNMIKQHSYSVSIIHPPKKDQICDACRNRLITGSLQIEDKTERYCSVCAKKENFGRIQRNEARKGRTSRISPWPFTFIKDNNLQYPHELTDIGDSIAVIAVDGNMMGRLFSHTLTPAEYTFKSEQFSRRFMGVVGKTLEDLMAADQNKKDPRQRLLLYNPKSKENGEKFPGTSCGFDIIYDGGDDLLIIMNARAALIFCQELITRVAQAFSFQNSLTKGSQYDTYQYHTVTISCGIAIADNKFPIYFLLDRARSMESKAKEAFRKRSSTDELNLIRLPAGAVAFTAVQGAMPSSDYACYVLPDDKNEMDMLMKIIHDGLDSDNRSGVRDLITCGDTVFEKLNFIKYNYASALRKQQGGRERIEAARVMADVVNSPGREDYGTNIHGAVKMVVPLLWHTRGEE; encoded by the coding sequence ATGAGTGAAAAAATTGGTGTTATAGACTGGTTTACCAAAGTCCGGTCTGATGTAACATATGGTCATGAAAGTGATGGGAAGACAGGTTTGCTCATCAATGAAATTGCTTTATCTTTTGGATCAAAAAGCCTTTATGATGCTGCAAACCGGATAAGTAAAGTATTAGAACAGAATGATTTTTTACAATCTGTCTGTTCGGATACAAGGCTCCCTGTCTGTTCACTATATCATCATCTTCGTAATACTGCAGCTATTGCGGTCTGTTTACTTGTTGATAAAATCCTTGATGATGAACAGTTTATACAGGGTTCCCTTTCTGAATATGGCCTGACTTCTGATCAGATCGGTCAATATCGAAAGGAGGACCTGGTGGGTCTTGTGCGTATTGGTTCATTACTTCATGATTTAGGAAAGGTTCGTTCATTTTCTTCTGAACGAAAATATGTTAGGTTTTATGAACATGTGTCATTGACTGAAGAAATCGTCAGGGAGATACTATCAAAGGTAGATCCTTCCTTTGTCTCACGGTTTGGTCTTGATGCTGTCCTTCCCCTCCTTGCTCGGAGACATCATGCCAAAGAAACAACAACAAGGCTTGAAAAACTAATTCATGCCGGTGATGTGATCTCTTCTTCTGCAGATCGGCAGTATGAGGTTACTGGAGAGGTAAAAGACGGAAACCTAGTTTTATATTCTAAAGATCCCGTTTTTCCTCATAAGATTAATTGTAATGACGGCGATTATGCTTGCTCTATCACTCCTCATACCATCCTATTGGGATATAAACAGGACAGAACGGTTCCAGTCAGACCGAAGAATGAGAATGAAAAGTACCGGATACTCTTCAGAGATTCGGTAGTTCAGGGCGGTCCTGGAGAATTCCTTGGGGAATGGTCTTTTCCAGGTGGCAGAATCGGGTACCTCTCTCTTGATATAATGCAGATCCAGGACTTTATCATGGAAGCGGATAAATTGCCGATGCTCCGTGGAGGGAGCGAGATCGTTTCGAATGTTCTCCAGGATATCAGGAAATTTATTGCTGATGATCTGGGAGATGAGGCTGTTTTGTTCTCTGACGGTGGCAATCTTCTGGCTTTTTGTCCTTCAAATGCAGCATGGCTGAATAAAATAAAGGAGAAGGCTGAAGAGAAGGTCACATTTGCAAGTGATGGGGTACTTCGTGCTGCAGTCACGACAGGTACGATACCGTTAAAAAATCTTGCAGGGTCATTTTATGATTTCCTGAAAGATGTTGTTAATGAACTTAATATGATAAAACAACATTCATATTCAGTCTCTATCATTCACCCTCCTAAAAAAGATCAGATCTGTGATGCCTGCAGGAACCGGCTTATTACCGGAAGTCTTCAGATTGAAGATAAGACAGAGAGGTATTGTTCAGTTTGTGCTAAAAAGGAGAATTTTGGACGAATACAACGCAATGAGGCAAGGAAAGGAAGAACCAGCAGGATTAGTCCCTGGCCATTTACATTCATTAAGGATAATAATCTCCAATATCCTCATGAATTGACAGATATCGGAGATTCTATTGCGGTTATCGCGGTTGATGGGAATATGATGGGACGTCTTTTTTCTCATACTCTGACACCTGCCGAGTATACGTTTAAGAGTGAGCAGTTTTCTCGTCGTTTTATGGGTGTTGTCGGAAAGACACTTGAGGATTTGATGGCAGCGGATCAGAATAAAAAGGATCCAAGACAGAGATTACTACTCTATAACCCTAAATCAAAAGAGAATGGAGAGAAGTTTCCTGGAACCAGCTGTGGGTTTGATATCATTTATGACGGGGGAGACGATCTTCTGATTATCATGAATGCAAGAGCTGCCCTGATATTCTGTCAGGAACTGATCACCCGGGTGGCTCAGGCATTTTCGTTTCAAAATAGTCTGACAAAGGGTTCTCAGTATGACACGTATCAGTACCATACGGTTACAATTTCCTGTGGCATTGCTATTGCGGATAATAAATTCCCTATCTATTTCCTGCTTGATCGGGCACGATCCATGGAATCAAAGGCCAAAGAGGCATTCAGGAAGAGGAGTTCTACAGATGAGTTGAATCTTATCCGCCTTCCTGCCGGAGCTGTCGCATTTACTGCGGTGCAGGGAGCTATGCCTTCTTCAGATTATGCCTGCTATGTGCTTCCTGATGATAAGAATGAGATGGATATGCTGATGAAGATCATTCATGACGGTCTTGATTCTGATAACCGTTCAGGGGTTCGTGATCTGATTACCTGTGGTGACACGGTTTTTGAGAAACTGAACTTTATAAAATACAATTATGCATCGGCTCTTCGGAAGCAACAGGGTGGAAGGGAGAGAATTGAAGCTGCCAGGGTGATGGCAGACGTGGTGAATAGTCCTGGACGGGAAGATTATGGGACTAATATCCATGGTGCGGTCAAGATGGTTGTTCCCCTTCTCTGGCATACAAGAGGTGAAGAATGA
- the cas6 gene encoding CRISPR system precrRNA processing endoribonuclease RAMP protein Cas6, translating into MQTTIISVDIRTHPQLGEDYTGTIFRGWLGASLHCTKHGDCVRNCPDKTSCPYNMVFKEKNDIKPYSLLSFRAGDLIRGFIKVHGDKQEFVPEIVSRINDHSNAVHFKGHHYSVEEISVRKLDPSPPEWGDRVRIQSLSPLYLEKNERMEILPELAHILSASIRAYNRVCKFYARDSYPYRTEIDLKNLHAPILDYDIKTVQIAHKSMDGRMISLKGICGNILYDTSTVSPEAGKILHLGSHLQIGKHSTYGFGGFIVKCEV; encoded by the coding sequence ATGCAAACTACGATAATATCTGTTGATATCAGGACACATCCCCAGCTCGGAGAGGATTATACCGGAACGATCTTCAGAGGATGGCTTGGTGCATCTTTGCACTGTACAAAGCATGGAGACTGTGTTCGTAATTGTCCTGATAAGACTTCGTGCCCATACAATATGGTATTTAAGGAAAAAAATGATATTAAACCATATTCTCTTCTTTCATTCCGGGCAGGTGATCTGATCCGTGGGTTCATTAAAGTGCATGGTGATAAGCAGGAATTTGTTCCAGAAATCGTTTCTAGGATAAATGATCATTCGAATGCCGTTCATTTTAAAGGTCATCATTATTCAGTGGAAGAAATATCGGTCAGAAAGTTAGATCCTTCTCCTCCCGAATGGGGTGACAGGGTAAGGATTCAGTCTCTTTCTCCTTTATATCTTGAAAAGAATGAGAGGATGGAGATTCTGCCTGAATTAGCACATATTCTCTCTGCATCAATTCGTGCTTACAATCGTGTATGTAAATTTTATGCAAGAGATTCATATCCCTATCGGACTGAAATTGATTTAAAGAACCTTCATGCCCCTATTCTTGATTATGATATAAAAACCGTTCAGATTGCTCATAAATCTATGGATGGCAGGATGATTTCCCTTAAAGGGATTTGCGGGAATATTCTGTATGATACATCCACTGTTTCGCCAGAAGCAGGGAAAATCCTTCATTTGGGTTCTCATCTTCAGATTGGTAAGCATAGTACCTATGGTTTTGGTGGTTTTATTGTCAAATGTGAGGTCTAA
- a CDS encoding helix-turn-helix domain-containing protein, which yields MTSQRINKNTTTESEPDNGPYIVQLSPERKVRNYFELKKGKFFRTDTVAEILDIEPEVIRDLIRKKELSAIKIGKSYRIAESDLQEFLQARYTMKPKEKIEPDK from the coding sequence ATGACTTCACAGAGGATCAATAAAAATACAACTACAGAATCTGAACCCGATAATGGCCCATATATAGTGCAGTTATCTCCAGAACGTAAAGTGAGAAACTACTTTGAACTAAAAAAGGGTAAATTCTTCCGGACAGATACCGTTGCCGAGATTCTTGATATTGAACCTGAGGTAATTCGTGATCTGATAAGAAAAAAGGAACTATCCGCAATAAAAATCGGGAAATCATATAGAATTGCAGAATCAGACCTTCAGGAATTTTTACAAGCGCGATATACTATGAAACCAAAAGAAAAAATTGAACCTGATAAATAG
- a CDS encoding tetratricopeptide repeat protein yields MEDIFTQEGQNWREYQLFRISDLQKSGLYDEAMAVADESLKVWVDDPVLLFYKSLILLDLQLPGEAIRVLRKIQSVIPFDMRIQDYIGKNLMLQGYYYTALKTLSHFDVMSIGSAGESSLTLHVCRFFTGDTQEAEKFCDLVLGFHTDDEQYGEFLATFRALKILCLLTRGEEKEAQDLSDLIMYSYPDCPLVAYAAGISARAVGDLDHAVMYLKKAVEVQPLDMRARSDLADVLMHLGKIEEGMTFRQSITGFFGAEESDPWPGLRGEELLMAGRFEEAFLIYKRICEEDPDNPEFLIPFITALHFSGKYDQAIVYAEKADHNPKAWKAIYLKDASLYQQGKVIESFQCICSAGARDRGFIFYTLFGMEQEGWFKTTDNLSGDALAFQGMIQDGLESAIPLFEALSDAHPDIPEYHAMLVLLYSFTCRYVDAVLASDNLEGHDNPDFALIRILAIRTAGCLNDAEMEGKKILDKYPDYPAALNMYTRILLEQERYREGYTLLLSQNPPVIPDANLQEVYVRCLIRAGSFHDASIAASLILTENRGRPLDYSLLIRSFMLEGDYSAALFAAREGILTTGASQDLFLPYVKALLQTKNPDEAAGILQDQRAPLPDTPEVRYLKSAAAILSGNDEQDISVPEYAAHVFQAENGTLRTYIGDYLTAARMLEIEIFQEPLDYSLRIAYAGVLFKMERYSEGMHQLSLIPDHMSSDDQVQMLLKEGSESLCLETGLADLVRLGGDSLTRQVELIHERATRLKDFGIDKLAIEAYRWIINQTTKDSVIRRFIADAFHMLGDLEENPDRFNEALVVYNELLAEDPDNIVLLTEKGLILNNLNRFGEAETILQKAVELNPLSGFASSALCWSLSCLEKNEEALELGNRAVSLIPHIWASWNNRGMAKFGLGNFEDAASDFRQAIRCLPSEKIGRLGLLATLMELKSDDAQDVYGDLIVRFGNINFSRDEYGNDDNDEIKNPSGRRRVFETVAGYMDGYL; encoded by the coding sequence ATGGAGGATATATTTACCCAGGAGGGTCAGAACTGGAGAGAATATCAATTATTCCGGATATCAGATCTGCAAAAATCCGGATTATATGATGAGGCTATGGCTGTTGCTGATGAAAGCCTAAAAGTCTGGGTTGATGACCCGGTCCTGCTCTTTTATAAATCCTTAATCCTCCTTGATCTTCAGCTTCCGGGTGAAGCAATCAGGGTGCTTCGAAAGATTCAATCAGTAATTCCGTTTGATATGAGAATTCAGGATTATATCGGGAAAAATCTTATGCTCCAGGGGTATTATTATACTGCCCTTAAGACCCTTTCCCACTTTGATGTTATGTCGATAGGGTCAGCAGGAGAATCCTCCCTTACTCTGCATGTATGCAGGTTTTTCACTGGTGACACTCAAGAGGCAGAAAAATTCTGTGACCTGGTTTTGGGATTCCATACGGATGATGAACAATATGGTGAATTTCTCGCTACATTCCGGGCTTTGAAAATATTATGTCTGCTCACAAGAGGAGAAGAAAAGGAAGCCCAGGACCTTAGTGATCTTATCATGTATTCATATCCTGATTGCCCACTCGTAGCATACGCAGCAGGCATATCAGCCAGGGCTGTTGGTGATCTTGACCATGCTGTCATGTATTTGAAAAAGGCAGTTGAAGTACAGCCACTTGACATGCGAGCTAGATCGGATTTAGCAGATGTTCTTATGCATCTTGGTAAAATCGAAGAGGGGATGACTTTCAGGCAGAGCATAACAGGATTCTTTGGAGCAGAAGAGAGTGATCCATGGCCAGGACTTCGGGGGGAAGAACTGCTTATGGCCGGGCGGTTTGAAGAGGCTTTTCTAATCTACAAGAGAATATGTGAGGAAGATCCTGATAATCCGGAGTTTCTCATCCCATTCATTACTGCTCTTCATTTCAGCGGTAAATATGATCAGGCAATAGTCTATGCAGAGAAAGCTGACCATAATCCAAAAGCGTGGAAAGCAATCTATTTGAAAGATGCATCTTTGTACCAGCAGGGAAAGGTGATCGAATCATTCCAGTGTATATGTTCAGCTGGAGCCAGAGATCGTGGATTTATATTCTACACTCTGTTCGGCATGGAACAGGAAGGGTGGTTTAAAACCACAGATAACCTTTCAGGTGACGCACTAGCATTTCAGGGTATGATACAGGATGGTCTGGAATCTGCAATTCCACTCTTTGAAGCTCTAAGCGATGCACATCCGGACATACCTGAATATCATGCCATGCTTGTTCTGCTTTATTCATTTACCTGTCGCTATGTTGATGCTGTTTTGGCTTCAGATAATCTGGAAGGGCATGATAATCCAGATTTTGCCTTAATCCGGATCCTTGCTATCAGGACTGCAGGATGTCTCAATGACGCAGAAATGGAAGGAAAGAAAATTCTGGACAAGTATCCTGATTATCCTGCTGCATTGAATATGTATACACGAATTCTCCTGGAACAGGAACGGTACCGGGAGGGATATACTCTCCTCCTCTCTCAAAACCCTCCTGTCATTCCTGATGCTAACCTGCAGGAGGTATATGTCAGATGTCTTATCCGTGCAGGTTCATTTCATGATGCATCAATAGCAGCATCTCTGATTCTTACGGAAAACCGGGGAAGACCCCTTGATTACTCTCTTCTTATCCGTTCTTTCATGCTTGAAGGTGATTATTCTGCGGCATTATTTGCTGCACGAGAAGGGATTCTTACTACTGGCGCTTCTCAAGATTTATTTCTCCCCTATGTAAAAGCTCTTCTTCAGACCAAAAATCCGGACGAAGCAGCAGGAATACTACAGGATCAACGAGCACCTCTTCCTGACACACCGGAAGTGAGATATCTGAAATCCGCCGCTGCAATTCTTTCAGGAAACGATGAGCAGGATATATCGGTTCCAGAATATGCAGCACATGTATTTCAGGCAGAAAATGGGACGCTCCGGACTTATATCGGGGATTATCTGACAGCTGCACGAATGCTTGAAATTGAGATTTTTCAGGAACCATTAGATTATTCGCTCCGGATAGCCTATGCCGGAGTTCTTTTCAAAATGGAACGGTATTCTGAAGGGATGCATCAGCTCTCCCTGATCCCGGATCATATGAGCAGTGATGATCAGGTACAGATGCTGTTGAAAGAGGGATCCGAATCTCTCTGCCTTGAGACCGGACTTGCGGATTTGGTCAGGCTTGGCGGCGATTCTCTGACTAGGCAGGTTGAACTGATACATGAGCGAGCGACCAGGCTTAAGGATTTCGGGATTGATAAGCTCGCTATTGAGGCATATAGATGGATTATCAATCAAACTACGAAAGATTCAGTCATTCGTCGTTTTATAGCCGATGCTTTTCATATGCTTGGAGATCTTGAGGAGAATCCTGATCGGTTTAATGAGGCACTGGTTGTCTACAACGAACTGCTGGCTGAAGATCCTGATAATATTGTACTACTAACTGAAAAAGGACTTATTCTGAATAATTTGAATAGGTTCGGGGAGGCGGAAACGATTCTTCAAAAAGCAGTCGAACTGAATCCTTTGTCCGGTTTTGCATCCTCTGCTTTATGCTGGTCCCTTTCCTGTCTGGAGAAAAATGAGGAAGCCCTGGAGTTAGGAAATAGGGCTGTTTCATTGATACCTCATATATGGGCATCCTGGAATAATCGTGGAATGGCGAAATTCGGTCTTGGTAATTTCGAAGATGCGGCATCCGATTTCAGGCAGGCAATCAGATGCTTACCATCAGAAAAAATTGGGAGGTTAGGTCTTCTGGCAACGCTCATGGAACTGAAGAGTGACGACGCTCAAGATGTGTATGGTGATCTGATCGTTAGATTCGGAAATATCAATTTTTCGAGAGATGAGTATGGTAATGATGACAATGATGAAATTAAAAATCCTTCAGGGAGGAGAAGAGTTTTTGAGACGGTAGCAGGGTATATGGATGGATATTTGTGA
- a CDS encoding type II toxin-antitoxin system MqsA family antitoxin, with product MKCAICKHGICKHGICKHGICEPGNIAVTLERESTTVVIKQITAIVCNTSGEEYLNEEITDTFLSIAEYDVKVGILEDIRGCRIACASI from the coding sequence ATGAAATGTGCAATTTGTAAACATGGAATTTGTAAACATGGAATTTGTAAACATGGAATTTGTGAACCAGGCAATATTGCTGTCACATTAGAACGAGAATCTACCACCGTGGTAATCAAACAGATCACAGCCATAGTGTGTAATACCTCTGGCGAAGAATATCTGAATGAAGAGATTACTGATACGTTCCTGTCTATTGCTGAATATGATGTCAAGGTTGGTATTTTGGAAGATATCAGGGGATGTCGGATTGCCTGTGCTTCCATATAA
- a CDS encoding type II toxin-antitoxin system RelE family toxin, whose translation MYTLHYSNHAKRALKNLDHQVGKRIYQILESIKENPRAHIEEMKRPKGAEILYKYRIGEYRVIMSLYDNELVVLVIDIGPRRIIYKKYGGKG comes from the coding sequence ATGTATACTCTCCATTATTCAAATCATGCCAAACGGGCACTAAAAAATCTTGATCACCAAGTTGGTAAACGGATATACCAGATCCTTGAATCAATAAAGGAGAATCCCCGAGCCCATATTGAGGAGATGAAACGTCCGAAAGGTGCTGAAATACTATATAAGTACAGAATCGGAGAGTATCGGGTAATAATGTCTCTTTATGATAATGAACTGGTTGTTCTGGTCATCGATATAGGACCGAGAAGAATTATTTATAAAAAATATGGTGGAAAGGGATAA